The Candidatus Abyssobacteria bacterium SURF_5 genome includes the window CATAATATCGTGATCACGTGCAGCTACAATGGCAAGATACCGGTTCTCAAGGCCAGCCCGGTGACGATTCGCGAGATACTGTTCAATGTCATGCATAACGGCCTCCAATCCATGACCCACGGCGGCACGCTTTCGGTCCGTGTCTCCTGTCATTCGCCGGGAACGGAGAAGTCGTCAGTGGTGATCGTTGTGCGGGATACGGGGCCGGGCATCTCCGACGAGGACATGCCGAAAATTTTCGAGCCGTTCTATACGACGCGGGAGGGCGGTAGCGGGTTGGGGCTCTGGGTAGTCAAGGAAAAACTTGCCGAGTTGGGCGGCAGCATCGGAGTACAAAGCGAGAATGGGACTAGCGTCACCATCAGCATTCCGGTCGAATCAAGCGCCGCGGCGCCGGGTGCAAATGAAACGGGAGAATCATGACATCGGAATCGAAAATCCTCCTCGTGGATGACGAGAAATCCGCCCGCTACGGGATGCGGCGCGCCCTTGCCAGCTTTGCGAGCCGCATACTGGAGGCTGGGAATGGAGTAGAGGCCATGGAGATTGCGCAGAAGGAAAATCCCGACCTGGTAATCATGGACGTTGCGATGCCGGAGATGGACGGTCTCGAGGCACTGCAGAGACTTCGCCAGCTTCAGCGTGCGCCGGTGGTTATTATCGTTACCGCTCACGGTTCTGAGAAAATTGCGGTCGAGGCAATGAAAAAAGGGGCGTACGACTACATTGCGAAGCCGTATGAGGTCGATGAACTGCGCCTGACGGCGCGAAGAGCGCTTGAGAAAATCTCGCTCGAGTGCGAGAACCGCCGACTGGCTGAAGAATTGAAGCGGCACGAATCCTACGGAGAGATAATTGGCGCCAGCAAGCCGATGCAGGAGGTATTCGATCGCATCGGAAAGGTGTGCCAGACCGACGCCGCTGTCCTTATCGAGGGCGAGAGCGGCACGGGCAAGGAACTGGTCGCCCGCGAGATTCACCGGCGGAGTCATCGAAGCGATGGGCCATTCATCATCATGAACTGCGCTGCATTGCCTGAGAACCTGATCGAGAGCGAATTATTCGGCCATGAAAAAGGGGCATTTACGGGCGCAACGGCTCAAAGGAGGGGGAAGTTCGAAGTCGCCCACGGCGGCACGCTTTTTCTCGATGAAATCGGTGATATGAGCGTCAACACGCAGGCAAAAGTACTCAGAGTGCTCCAAGAACAAAAATTCGAGCGGCTGGGAGGAGAGAAGACCATCAGCGTCGACGTGCGCATCATCAGCGCCACGAACAAGGACCTTGCCTCGGCAACGCGGGACGGCGTCTTTCGTGAGGACCTGTACTACCGGCTGAAGGTGATCAGCATCTGTCTGCCGACGCTGAGAGAGCGAACTGATGACATTGCCGCGCTGGCCGATCACTTCGTCAAAATGTACAGCGTCAAACACAAAAAGATGATCTTGAGCCTCGACTCTGAGGCGATCAGAGATCTGCTCGCCTACCATTGGCCCGGCAATGTGCGTGAATTGCGGAACTCGATCGAAAGCGCCGTTGTCCTGACAAACAGCGAGATCATCAGGCGGGATGACCTGCCCCCGGAGATCCGCCGGCAACCGGGCGACGACTTCTCTCGAGCTCTCCTGCTCGATACCGACCTGCCATTCCGCGAGTGGAAGAAGAAAATGGTCGAGTCGGCGGAGCGCCGGTACTTCCTCCGCAAGCTGGAGGAGAACGATCGCAATATCAGCCGGACCGCTCGCGCGATTGACATGCTGCGCCAAAGTCTCCAGCAGAAGCTGCGGGAATTGAATATAGACGTGCGGGAACTGCAGGATTAGTATCAAGGACCTTTTCCCGCTTGAGCGCGTTTGGTCATTCCGGCTTCAGAATCCGTCCGAAATGTTACCTTTTACCACCTGCTCCTTCCTCACATCCCTGACTCTCCTGCGCCGGACGAGACAACCCTTCCCTGCGAAAACAGTGGCAAAATGGAAACATTGCAAGCTTGATCGACTAGAAGGCGGGAGTTTCCTCAATCAAACATGGATACGCCGGTCGTAACCATCGGCTTTACAAGAAATCGCAGCGCAATTCGGCGGGAATATCCTTCGTTCTGTTCTTGATCGAGCGGCTCCGACCGCACGATGACGGCAGGGGCATCGAGTTGGGCCGACGGGAAAGACGCATCGGGGCCAAGCGGGATGGCGATCGAGACGGCCACTTCGGCTCCCGGTGTGAATACGTCGGCCGAATCGAGGAGAAGACCATTGGCGGATACATTCTTCGTGCGAAAAAACCATTCGGGCGCATCGTCAGTATAATGGGTGCTCTTGAGCCGAACGGGATATACGGCGTCCCGGCGAGGCGCATGCCTTCTTTCTTGCCCGGCGCACGATTGTCTTATTTGAGCGCTACACTCCGACACTTACCACAACTCCTTCTTGAGATGAGACAGAACCCTCATGTAGCGAAACCACTCGATCACCCCGACCTTGCGAATGGAGCATCCCACCAATCGAGATGAGCCACTCCCTTCAACGGGAGCAACCCATCTCACGCGCGCCTGCAACTTGACGGGATGAAGGTAATTGCTTTTAAGTTCTATTTCGACATCGCTGCCGGGGCTGAACTCGCAACAGGTCCGAATGCTCAGGCCGCGAATACTGATATCTTCCACTTTCGCTTGCTCTTCGATAAGAGTCGCTCCGCAAACGCGGGCCTCGAAAAATGGAGGGCAATGATACCTGTTAATGTCCCGATGAGTTCTTTTTGCTTCGGATTCCTTCATATGTGATGCCATTCATCACTCGTATTTGACCTGCTGCCGCCGCAAGCGAGGCAAGATTACGATAGCATACCGATCGGTTAAAGGTCAAATTTGCGCCGGGACGCAGCCTCCGCTATAATAGCTGTAAATCCTGCACAGTATTCCCGAAAGGACGATGTTTCGATGGTCGCTAAACGCATTATTTGTCCGCTCTGCGGCGATGAGGTTTCCGTTGACAGATTTCAAGCTCATTTTGAAGCCGAAAAATATGTGCTTGACCGGATATCGAAGGAGCATCCGGAATGGAAAGAGTCGGACGGAAGCTGCACAAAATGCCTGAAATACTATAGGTCTCTGACGAAGGAATAGGCCGATCAATTAAGCGTTTCCATATGTCAAAACGAAAGCAGAGAAAGCCAAAAAAAAGCAAGGTCACGAGTTCTATTCCCGCCTCGGCCAGTCCGACACGGTTCTTCATATTTCTCGCAATTGGGCTGGTGCTGTTTTTCATTTTCTTTTTCTTCGTTGCGATCCGCGCCGGCTCATTCAGTCAACCCTGATCCTTTCTCGGTTCCCCTCTAGAATTCCAAAAAACCGTTGACAATTACAATTTTGGTCCTTCCTGTGGGTCTTCTCCATGAGAATCCAGAGGAATGGGTAGACAGAGCTCATTGATTCGGCTGAGGTTATGCCGGAATTGCAGGAATGGCGCGGAATATGCTATTGGTAAACTCCGATCATGCAACAAGGAGGGGAATCATGATCTCACAAAAGGCATCCCGCTGTTTCCCCGGTGGAGCTGTTGCGGGCGACCCGCGCGGATTCTTGCTGATTTCGCTGGCAATGGTTCTTTTTGTTGCGGCGGTTTTCGTTTCCGTCGCAGCCACAAGGACCATTCAGGATAAACAATCGACGGCGATCCGGGCGGAAAACGTCGAATCGTTTTATGCGGCACAGGCGGGCGAGCACGCCATGAAGGCAGCCATCAGGCGGGATGCGCTTGCGCGTTTTTCCGGTTTTCAGGCCGGCTGGCCCGGTACGGGTCCGATACTCTCGAATCCGGAGAGTTTTTTTGCCGACCATGTGACATTGCCGGGAGTGCAACTGCCGAACAGTGCCTGCTTTGAGCAAGTAGAAGCCGATCTTGCATTCGTGAGCCAGGAGATTACGCCGATCCGGCAGGTTTACAATTTCCAATACACGATCACTTCCCGCGGCACCAATCCGGACTCTGCCGACCGTTTGATGCGGATAGTCTCGACCGGCAATTTCCAGATACAAGTTGACCGGCAGAGCTTTGCAAACTACGCCCTGTTCACCGATAAACATACCCTCACCAGCGGCACACGCGTATGGTTCACGACGAACACGAATTTCAGCGGTCGTGTACATACCAACGACCGGTTCGCGTTTGCGTATAACCCGACCTTCTCGAACGGGCTGGTCTCCAGCGTCGCCGACGACGCGTATTACTACAACAATGGCAATCCGAAACTGCTTGCTGCCGACCACAACGCGCCCAAGGACGTGCCGGTATTCGGCGAAGGCTTCGAGCGTGGGGCCGATGAGATAGATTTGCCGCCCAATGCCTTCGACCAGCTTGAAGCTTCGGTCGGCGGGTCGGCCGCGGACAATGATGAACTGCGCACAAGGCTCGGGCTTCCGCCCGACGCCGCTCCCCCGCCGGATGGCATCTATGTGCCCAACGACGGCGCCTCGCTGACCGGCGGCATCTATGTTCAAGGAACTGCTGCGGATGTTCTTGTGTATGTCGATGGCGGCGGGAATCAATGCTACAACATTTCGCACTCGAACGGGTCCACCTCGAATATCGTGGTTGATGCCGCAAATAACCTCACCACGGTCAATTCCATAACGTATACGGGGACACCCAATGGAGCTCTGTACGTGGCGGGAGACATCGAGTCTCTCGGTGGTCCCTCAAGGACAGGTGAGGGAGAAATCCCGCCTGCAATCGAATCGGAGACGGCGGCGAGTGTTTTTGCGGAGGGCGATGTAGTCATAACGCGCGATCTCGCATACGAGGATAATCCGCTCACCACGCCGGACGCCGAGAACGTGTTCGGCGTATTCAGTCCCGGCGGCGACATCAGGATTGGCGCCACCGCACCCGATGACGTCGTCATTCACGGCACTCTGATGACCTCCGCTCCCAACGGAGTCGTCCAGGTTGACGGCTATTCCTCCGGAGAGCCGCGGGGGACCGCGACGATTCTGGGTGGAGTGATCTCCAGCTATTACGGCGCCTTCGGCACGTTCAACGGCAGCGGCCATGCGACAGGGTACGCGAGGAACTTCATTTACGACATGCGCCTCAACGGAGGACTTGCGCCGCCTTTCTTCCCGACAACTTCGTTATTCCTGCCGGCAGGGCTGGGCATGAACCAGGTCCAATGGATTTCGCAAGGACAATATATTCCCGGCTATTCCGAGTCTTTTGAACTCCCTTCGGACGAGCCGGATTTCAATCCTGATTTTTCATGAGGTGATCGATGCAGCAAAAAAAATCTTCTCTGAGCCAACGGAACGACATAAGGAAAGGGGCGCAAGCCGGGCGATACGGGGATTTGCGACTGCTCGCGCTGTGCACGGGAATACTCCTGCTGTGTGCTGCCGGTGTTCTCTTTCGCGGCGCTGCCGCGCCTCAACGCGATGATGTGCGCTCTTCCCCCGCGAGCGTTGATTCCGGTTTGGCCGAGAGAGAAGCCCCCGTGCAACAATCGAGTGTGGAGGCTGCCGATGAATACGCGTTTGAGCAGGCGCCCGACGCACCGCTGGCGATACAAGCCTCTCCCGAGCGCCGCGACGCTGGAATTCAGAACATGATCGAACAGATGCCGCGCAATGAGACCATCATATTCTGATGTGGAAAAGAAGGAATCGCGATGAGAGTCGTTCGTGATGAAAGGGGTCTCACTCTTGTCGAAGTGGCGGTGTCGATTGTCATCCTGACGCTGTTGCTGCTCGGCATCGGCGCCATGCTGACCGTCTCGATGCGATCGGCGATCACCAACCAGGAGCGGCACCTGGCCGATTCGCAGGCCCGCATGGTGACAGAACGCATCCTTAATTTCGCCGCAATGGGGTCCGCCAACTTCGATGCCTTGATCGCAAACAACCATAATGGAGCCCAGCCGGCCCAGCCGGCCATTCCCGGGGTTCGACCGGCGATCCCGGCCGAGCCGCCTAACGACCGCTTGTATGCTGATTTTGACGGCGACGGCGTGGCCGACTACGGGATCGGCAGCAAAAGAATCTTTGTTTATCAGTTGCTGATCGACGACATACCTGTGGGAGGGCAAACGGGACTGCTCAAACAGATAACCATCCGTATCTATTATGCGGATCAGAATCCTGCCCAGGCGAGGGTTGATACGAGGAAACACCGCAATCCGGGCGGACCAATGCCGCGGCATTATACTCCTTCGCTCGCTGAAGTGTGCACGTATATCTCGCGGCCCTGACAGGTGGTGCTGAAGAAATGTCGCAAATAAAGACTGCAAGAAACGAAGCCGGTTTCACCCTGGTAGAACTCGCGCTGACTGTTGTGATCGCCCTGGTCATCTCGATTATGGTCGTGCGCTTTTGGATTACCACGTCGGAAGCTTTCATACTCGATACGAACATTGTTACGCTCAAACAGCAGTCGGAGCGGACAATCGAGATCATGTCCGAAAAAATACGACGCGCCAACGCGGCGACAATCGTGGTCAGCAACGGCAACAGCACCATTGATTTCGTTGATACTTTCGACGGAGCGGCCGTTCGATACGAATTCCAGCCGCCTGCGCCGGGCGGTCCGCCGTGGGGACAGATAGTGCAGACGGCAAGTGGAATGCAGGTTGTGCTTGCCAGTTATGTCGAAAACTTGCAGTTCACGGCTACACCGACCGGCCTTGTCTCGGTAACCGCCGCCTTTCAGACGGGAAGCGGCAACGCGCAATCCCGCCTCACCTCCCAATTCAGCGCCTCCGCAAGAAATTAGTCGAAGCCCTGCCAGTGACGACCGTCCGTCTAGTGCCGATGACCCATCATCATAGGGCCATGCGCACTTGAGAAGAAAAATCCCGGTGGGCGATCTGCGTTCCAGGGCAGTTATTGCACTCGAGGAGGAAAATGGCTGCGGCCGAATCCGCCTCGGATCAAGCAGGTCAGTCGAGGCCCGACAGGTGTGATCGCCGGCATTGGCAAGAACTTTGCTCCCTATTCAGTAGTGACGGCATTGCCTTCGGGCGGTGAGTCGCCTTGGTTGCCCGAGGAGAAACACGGGAATTTCGAATTATACATAACGTGCTTATAACATTTTACTTAGATGCAGTAATCGACTGAAAGAGGAGACAAACATGGCGATCCTGACGCTCGTATTTGGTCGCGATATTTTGGGAACATTTGACGTAAATCGGAACAAGATGATCATTGGACGCGCGGACGATTGTGATATCGTTATCGATAATCTTGCGGTTTCACGCCATCATGCAATCATCGAAAAGAATGACGGCTCCGTCCTGATCAATGACCTGGACAGCAACAACGGCACGTTTATCAACGGGCAAAAGATCATCGGGTCAACCGCCCTCAACTTCGGTGATGAGATCGGGATCGGCAAGCACGTTCTTGTTTTCGATAGCCATGCGAAGAAAAGGAAGCCGCTGGATGCACCCATAAAAGAGGCTCTTCCTGATATGGATTCTCCAGAGCGAGGCACCATGTTGGTCGAACCGAAGAGCATGGAGAAGATTCAGAAGAAGGTGAGCGCCAGTCGCAAGGCGCATCTTCGCTTGAAAAACGGGCATAATGATGTACTGATTCGGCTCGATAAAGCAGATCTTTTCTTCGGCAAGGCATCTGAGTGCGATGTAAAAATAGGCGGTTTCTTCTGTTCTCGCAAACACGCTGCAATTAAACGCGTGGAAAACGGTTATCAGGTGATAAATTTCGCAGTGCTCTCTCCGACTCGGCTTAACGGGACACGGGTTCAATCGGCTTTCCTTTGTGACGGCGATGAAATCAAAATGGGCGGAAACACGTTCCTGTTTCATTCCGACCAGTAGCGCATCACGACATCGGAAATATCAGCATGCCGGTTGTCAAAAATCGATTTCACCGCGGCTTCACCCGAGGAATTAATATAACCACCGTTGTCCGGGACCACTCGGTTAGGCGAGAGCGGTGTATCGGAAGAGCCTTACTGTCACCCCACTAAGGATCGATTCTCAGAACAGCGTTCGCTTCAAGATAGGAGGGGAATGAACTGACCATGGCAAAATGCAACTGGCTGGTGATTCTGGTTTTTGTCAATGTTTTCTTTTACCTCGCACCGGCGTACGCCGACACCATCATCCTCGTAAAT containing:
- a CDS encoding FHA domain-containing protein, coding for MAILTLVFGRDILGTFDVNRNKMIIGRADDCDIVIDNLAVSRHHAIIEKNDGSVLINDLDSNNGTFINGQKIIGSTALNFGDEIGIGKHVLVFDSHAKKRKPLDAPIKEALPDMDSPERGTMLVEPKSMEKIQKKVSASRKAHLRLKNGHNDVLIRLDKADLFFGKASECDVKIGGFFCSRKHAAIKRVENGYQVINFAVLSPTRLNGTRVQSAFLCDGDEIKMGGNTFLFHSDQ
- a CDS encoding DUF4900 domain-containing protein, with amino-acid sequence MARNMLLVNSDHATRRGIMISQKASRCFPGGAVAGDPRGFLLISLAMVLFVAAVFVSVAATRTIQDKQSTAIRAENVESFYAAQAGEHAMKAAIRRDALARFSGFQAGWPGTGPILSNPESFFADHVTLPGVQLPNSACFEQVEADLAFVSQEITPIRQVYNFQYTITSRGTNPDSADRLMRIVSTGNFQIQVDRQSFANYALFTDKHTLTSGTRVWFTTNTNFSGRVHTNDRFAFAYNPTFSNGLVSSVADDAYYYNNGNPKLLAADHNAPKDVPVFGEGFERGADEIDLPPNAFDQLEASVGGSAADNDELRTRLGLPPDAAPPPDGIYVPNDGASLTGGIYVQGTAADVLVYVDGGGNQCYNISHSNGSTSNIVVDAANNLTTVNSITYTGTPNGALYVAGDIESLGGPSRTGEGEIPPAIESETAASVFAEGDVVITRDLAYEDNPLTTPDAENVFGVFSPGGDIRIGATAPDDVVIHGTLMTSAPNGVVQVDGYSSGEPRGTATILGGVISSYYGAFGTFNGSGHATGYARNFIYDMRLNGGLAPPFFPTTSLFLPAGLGMNQVQWISQGQYIPGYSESFELPSDEPDFNPDFS
- a CDS encoding PilZ domain-containing protein, whose translation is MSECSAQIRQSCAGQERRHAPRRDAVYPVRLKSTHYTDDAPEWFFRTKNVSANGLLLDSADVFTPGAEVAVSIAIPLGPDASFPSAQLDAPAVIVRSEPLDQEQNEGYSRRIALRFLVKPMVTTGVSMFD
- a CDS encoding PilZ domain-containing protein; translated protein: MASHMKESEAKRTHRDINRYHCPPFFEARVCGATLIEEQAKVEDISIRGLSIRTCCEFSPGSDVEIELKSNYLHPVKLQARVRWVAPVEGSGSSRLVGCSIRKVGVIEWFRYMRVLSHLKKELW
- a CDS encoding sigma-54-dependent Fis family transcriptional regulator; translation: MTSESKILLVDDEKSARYGMRRALASFASRILEAGNGVEAMEIAQKENPDLVIMDVAMPEMDGLEALQRLRQLQRAPVVIIVTAHGSEKIAVEAMKKGAYDYIAKPYEVDELRLTARRALEKISLECENRRLAEELKRHESYGEIIGASKPMQEVFDRIGKVCQTDAAVLIEGESGTGKELVAREIHRRSHRSDGPFIIMNCAALPENLIESELFGHEKGAFTGATAQRRGKFEVAHGGTLFLDEIGDMSVNTQAKVLRVLQEQKFERLGGEKTISVDVRIISATNKDLASATRDGVFREDLYYRLKVISICLPTLRERTDDIAALADHFVKMYSVKHKKMILSLDSEAIRDLLAYHWPGNVRELRNSIESAVVLTNSEIIRRDDLPPEIRRQPGDDFSRALLLDTDLPFREWKKKMVESAERRYFLRKLEENDRNISRTARAIDMLRQSLQQKLRELNIDVRELQD